The Danio aesculapii chromosome 11, fDanAes4.1, whole genome shotgun sequence region tacatttaatatcacATTGATTTCAATTTCATTGCTAAATAAAGCCTCATTCTTATCTTTTCATTGACTTTCAGCGCTGACACTGATGTGTGTCAGCTGTGACATGCCATCTTTAAATTGCTCCAAAAAAACCTGCAGTTCAGGCTTCCAGTGCATCTCCATTATCAAAAACAGTAAGATCTGCATGACTGTAAAGTGTTTGGTAATGAATATGCTATTGACTTGGTTTGTTAatgaatctttattttttattgtttaagatGTTATTGACACGATGGATTGCGCAAAAGGCACTTCTGGTAATTGGACTGTGGATTTTGGATGGCTCAGATTGAAAGTTTGTTCGTCAGATCTGTGCAACAATGCTACaggtacaacaaaatacaggcaaAAATAGACCTTCCTACTTATTTTATGTGCATCAAAGTCAGtgaacactcaaaaaaaagatttttgctgcttgtttaaactagttttttaaaatgagctgaaaacacaATAAGATTTGTTGGAGcaacttttgttttatgttcaatccacttaaatttgtaaagtcGATTGAtcaaacttaatcaatttgtgttggggcaacatcagtgaattgtgtggaaccctgcattttgtacttcaaaaagaaatgaattactaattacatcattaaattaTAATGAAATGAATTTCTAATGACTTTGTCTGAAAGTAAActtaatttcacaaaaaaagtaatttaattaattgaattggTACTACTTAAAATTCATATTAATCTCAATACATAATAGAAATTAAGctcttaattctttaaatttgagTCAGACAAGAACTTTAAAAGGTATTAATAAAAATTAGCTTAAATGTTATATGTATCAATACAAAACGTTTCAAATTAGTGACATCAATTTTTGTAGTTAATTTCTGTCTTATTACAAGTGCAGCCGCTGGACAAATCTAACATTCTTTAGCTGAAAATCAggttattattcaaaatatctgaataaaatatatatataattactctgcttctctgaatttttACCTTGTATTTTCACAAACTGATTTCTCACTCAATTTTTTTCTTAAGCATATGcaatgtcttgaaaaatgtaaCCTTCTATAGTTGAAAAATACACTTATATTGcaaaatctaacaaaaaatacaattacttTGCTTCCCTGGATTGATTTATGCTGAACTGTTACACTGATGTAAAGTATTTAAagaaagtaactgtaattaaactgAAAAGTCATCCCTTACTTCGCTTTTTTCagcaaaacataatttaattacagAAACTAGTTCCTTTGTAACTAATTACGCCCAGCATTGATTTCAATTTATAAAGTGCCTTTTCAGATACTTATTACTTTTCGGTGATATGTACTGTATTATGCATAGTTTAATGTAGCTGTTTGCTAAAGGTAAAGGtctgtaaatgtttaaatatcaaaGTAATGGAAGTCTACTAAAACGAGAATCCATTCAGAACTGCTGGAGTGAGTCGTCAGTTATTGTTTCACTTCTGTATCacatttttgaatacatttgaataactgtttatttatgcttgaaCTATTCCTTATTATTTCTCCATTAAACTGTCTCTGCTTTTGTTGAACTGTGTAGACTCAAATAATGGAAAGAGTTGCTACACCTGCAGTGGCACAGACTGCTCTCAGACAATATCTTGTAAAGGCGATGAGACGCAGTGCATCACTGCAACAGGTGATTCACAGCAAACACCTCTGAGTAATCTAATAAACAGCTttctaaaattaatgaatgagagtTCTTGTTGTTAATTATGTGTGCTTAACTTTCtaccattttctttttttcaggtgCCAACAACGCCACTTTTAAAGGATGTGCAAGCCAAAATGTCTGCGATAACACTGCTCTAGCGGAATATGCCATACACCAGTATGGCTATGCAAACACTAGTTTGTCATGTTGTAATGGAAACCTGTGTAATAACGGGCAAATTCTGAGGCAAGGAGCTGTGCTGCTGCTCCTACCAGTGCTTTCCCTCCTTTTCTCCATCTGAGATCTATTTTTAGGAGGTTTTTATGGGTTTGTTATAATTTAAATGcttttctttaaatgtaaaacactgaacaattttttttttagtaaatggaAATGTTTTAAATGACTAAAGAATAAGTGTACTTTGGTGGATCTAGTCATTTAAAAATAAGATAGTATGTATAATACATAGctataaaaacatttacatatatttataggcATACTTTAGGTGAAACAAAATAATAGTTGActcttaattataatttaattaatttaaattttttctttttttttgttatacataAACTATGTTGCCAAATGTTTTGGGACACCTGCATATGCACTTTGACATCCCAATCTTATTCAGTAGGGTTTAATATGGATTAGGCCCAAATTTTGCAGTTGCAAACTGGCTTCAACTCATCTGGAAATGGTTCCAACAAGGTTTAAGAGTGAATGTTTATGGGTATTGGAATTTTGAACATTCTTCTTGAATAGAATAgttgaggtcaggactctgtgcaggccgGTAAATTTTCTGGACACCAAACTTGCTCATCCATTTTCGCTCATTCATCAATCATCCTTTGCTTTGTGCACTGATGTGCAGTCATGTTGGAATGGGAAATGGTCATCCTCAAACTGTTCTCACAAAGTCGGGAGCATGAAAATATACAGAATGTCTTGGTATGTTTAAAGAGTGCTTTTCAGTGGAGCTGAAGGGACAAGCCCATCCTTTGAAAAACAACCTTACACCATAATCCTCCTCCGATGCAATCCGAAAAACACCGTTCTCATGGCAAACACCAAACCCAGACTTTTCCATTGGATCACCAGACAGAGAAGAGTGGTTTGTCACTCCAGAGAGCGTTTACTCTGCTCTAGAGTCCATTGGTGGCATACtttacaccagtgtttctcaaccatgttcctggaggaccaccagctctgcacattttccatgtctccttaaccaaacacacctgattcagatcaccagctcattagcagagactgaaagacctgtaatgggtgtaacagacaaaggagacatccaaaacatggtgttggtggtcctccaggaacgtggttgagaaacactgctttagaccaTTGCATCTGATGTTTTGCATAGCACTTAGTGATGTAAGGCTTAGGTCTAGCGGCTTACAGTGGAAAcctatttaattaatctttttacACCTGTTTTTTAGCTCACCTGAAGGCCACAAAGTTTGGAGGTCTGTTGGAATTGACTTTGTAGAAAGCATGCGCGGACCCTGCTCAGTTTTTTAAAATTCCAATTCACACCATGCAGATGAATGCCAACAAACAAATTGGTCAGTATTTGTTGAAACTGTGTTACCTCTGTCagcattttcattaattaattaattaattaacatgcTTCATTTTATACACATCTGGACATGGAAGGGATTGCAACATGGATTCAATGATTTGAAAAGGTGTCCCAAAGTGGTTGGCAATTAGTGTATGTTTtagaaatatattgttttgtagcTCCGTAAAAAAATCATGTTCATATCTTTTGGTCACACGTTATAgtaatgtacaattcatgctattgaTAAACCAATAACTAAGACTGTTAGCTTTATacactactaattagctgcttattaagaGGTAAGATGGAATAGTTGGGTTTGGgtgttgggtaggattaggaatcATACTTTATGAGTAgaactactaataaacagctaattttaTAATAACAGACAGGTTGTAGttgtgtgaattgttacttataATATCCTTTTTGCAATAAACATGTTGCGtgatgttgtttttgttcacactGTCTTAAATTCAGTGgattttattttgtgtaattGTTGAGAAATATTTTTGACTGCTATACTGGTATATTCTCTTGTGTCATTTAATTGTAAtgtttgttaaattaattaaattaagcacttattaatattaaatcagttaCGTACTTAAAAATCCTCTTgacctaattaatattcatgagaaaTGCCGTTTTGTACTTGTGCTTAGGTGCTTACCTTCCGTTTGTCTATCTGAGatctattttaatctatttttatggTTTTGTTATAATATAATTGGTTTTCTATACATGTAAAACACTCTTAAATTGAACTTCTTTAGTAAATGCAAAcgcataaaaatgtgttaaatgactACATGTCTAATACCAAATATACGTTTGTGCTTATAATCATGCaaatttttgttgattttatttttgttttattaaaatacatatttttttacgaCCACTAGACTGGAATATACTGCTGTGTAGTTCAATCCAATTgttatatttcctaaattattctAATTTAATCTCACTATGGCAAAGGTCTTGCTTATAAATATgcgtaattaatattcatgaggcaTGCCGTTTTCGTTCTTTCCAGTATGAGGTGGGCGGGGTCTGTCTGTTATCTCCAGTCAGTGGCACTCGTGCTTCAAACTGAACATAATAAGCAGTCTAAAAACCCAAGACATCTTTCTAATCATATATAAGCACTTCTATAATCCGGTTTAATGCGTAAACGAAagtgaatatttatttaaagttgttCATTACACTGGTTTCACTCGTGGAAGCGTCTAAATGTTTGGAAATGCAGTTGAGGATCTGTCCTCCTGAGATCTGTGCTGTACTGGTGCCATCATCACCAACAGGTGAGTGTTTTTTCATAGTTTGTTTAtctcaaaatatttaatttgttatatTAATTTAGTCTATTACATATTTCTTTGGTAAAATGTAATTAGAAATGTTTGCATATATGCATAGATAGGATACCGTGTGTTGTTGCTCCTTTATTATCAAACGTATAAGCTTAAGAATGGGTGATTTGTCTCTCGTCCACTTTTCTAAGGGCTAAATAGCtatagtttaacatttatttttgcctAAAAGTTACATCTTTAGTACAAATAATGAATCTAATAGAGCAGCCATGATTTTAATATCTGAATAACCGTCTTGTATTTAAGATTTTTACCTGCCTTGGGACACTTTTAGAAAATTGTTCAGTCAGTGataacaaaaaatctgaattataatTAACTGAGGAGTATGTGTGCCATAACAGTAGTCATATTAGTTTTTATGTAGAAAACAAGAAGTAATTTTTTGTATAATtagaaattgtatatattttttgttagttGGTTGTTTGTTGTTTACTGGACAGTGTAGGTCAGCAAATAATCCTagtaattcattattttaaaggaACATAAAAACGTGATACATTTTTGGGTCAGTATCCATCAGTTATTAAGAACCATCTTCAACTCTCTTGTTTACTCAAAGATGAATTAATTCTACACTGCTTTTACACATTAACCACGGGTTTAAGATTTAAGATGAAGTTTGGTATTATCAGGCAACCCCTGGGCTATATGTAGATTACAATAATGTTAGTTTAGCCCATGTCTAAGAGGTAAAGCTGTTTAACTACTTACAATTGTTTCTATAAAGATCTCAGAAGAATCAGGTGCAAATGCCATGACACGATTTGAAAAGTAATTGGTTCATTTGCTAGTTAAATAAAGCTCTTGACTGAAATACACAACCACCATTTTGCAACTTGTACTCAAAAAAAAGCACGTCTAGGATGTGACAAGAATGTCAATTCGAGAGGCCCTTATTGTGGAACATGGTGATGAGCTTTGTTAATAAATAGCTTAGAGAGAAAAAACATGTATTACAGAGAACATTGTGTTCCGTAGCCCACCAGTTCTTCCCCAAAAGTTTTTTATCAtcttaaaacactttaataaaaataagttctCTCAGGGTTGTGCACAACATCTATTTCTCTCTTCCAGACTTAAAGGTCCAGACAGACATGAATAAGCAAAACATTTCCCTTATGACAAATCTAAACTGTTTTCCCATTCAATTAGATCACCCTTATTTGTCATCAGTTGCCAGCGTCTTTTTTTGTCccacattttgtattttaaagctATAGTGAAAGTattttggtaagactttattttgattgtccctattgcacattttgttggctaaaagttgcattgcaactacatgccaattacttctcagttgagtattagtagactgtcttctTAAAATCtcctgatactgctcctttaacagacatttaactgactattttGCAAGTAAACCTTGCcagtacatgtcaatttaaactaaccctaaccccaacctaagtctacttataatctgttgagaattagttggcatgtagatgcaatctaacttaaattcaacaaaatgcaataaagggaccatcaaaataaagtgaaaccagtatttttttgtgtgaactatttattGACCTCTTTTAACGAAGCTTCTTTGTGATTGTTCTCCTCTCAGGCCTTCCTGTTCTCAGGATGTCTTCACTGATTGACGCCTGCTGGAGGTAACAACAACACACTACAGCCATTTTCTTCACCCTGGAGTGGACATGGTCCATTGGGCCACTCATTTAGTGGCATGTGTCTGGATACAGGCTCTAATGTCTACTGCATTGGACACTTGTCCCCCAACAGCCCCTATTTCTGTGGACTTCTCAGTGCCATATCCCATGCCTTACTATCAGACTCGCAACACCATCCAGAACATAGTGACCAACTCCTTTTACAAAGAGGTCTATGTGGCCTCTCAGAACATTATTGAGGCGCTAAACAACTCTTTAGATAAACTCTGGGAGCTCCGTACGGGACCCGTGGGCAGCCCGGACTGTGAGATATGTGATTTGTGCGATATTGATAGAGATCCCTTTCACGAGGACACAGACAATGAGGTGTTGCTCCTGGACACGTTCTTGATGTACTTGTACTCGTGTGGAAGTACCCAGTATGGGGTTTGCTATTTCCATCAGCTCCGCGAGAATGGAAATCCTCCGGGGCCTTCAAAGTGTTTATTCCGGAAGAAGTTCAACTCTCCGCAGTTTTGTCCGGATTGCATAGCTAGTCCCTTTGGAACAAAAGTCTCCATGGTGGAGGAGGGTCAAACGGTGTACTTTTTTGTGGCGGCGACGGTGAATAATAGCGTGACGCAGAAATATGGACGCATGTCCATTTCTGTACGCCGACCAGTCGCGACGGAGGACGGTTTTTACACTGATGTCAGAGGACTGACGGTGTTGCCTGCTCTTCAGCAGACATATGGCATTGAGTACGTCTACAGCTTCTACACACAGGACTTTGTCTACTTCTTATCCGTCCAGCGAGAGAAAACCAATTTGGACTCTTCACCCTTTCAGACAAGACTCGGCCGTCTGCCACGTCATGAGTGGGAGATGCGGCGCTATCGTGAAATAGTTTTAGAGTGTCGCTTCGAGCCAAAAAGGCGAAGGAGAAGCAACGTCAGCGAACCCTTCAAAGATGTGGTCTACAACGTAGTTCAAGCGGCCCACTTTGGCAAGGCTGGACGGGAGCTTGCAGATGAGCTGGGTGCCGAAGAAGAGGATGACATCTTGTATGGTGTGTTCGCTGTAACCGATGACTCTGGTGTTCCTGAACATGATTCAGCACTTTGTGCATTTCCCATGGATACAGTAAATACAGCAATAGACGATGGAGTGGAGGACTGCTGCAAGTCAGGGCCAGAGCAGCTTTCCAGAGGCCTTTGCCATTTTCAGCCGTGTGAGAGCTGCCCACATGAGGTTGGTGCATTTTCAACTTACTTAACGTACAATTGCTGTGATGCGATAAACATagatgtatagaccattttgagggatgtaaacaataacaatggtcctaatgtgttcttgttttacattttaaatttccatagcttccgagaGTCCAAAAAGTTCCACATATTGATAAGGATTGTTATGATAGCTGCTATAACATCATGTTATGACTGAATCGCCTCTTGCTACAGAtacgaaatagtttgacaacaagcaggaaatgttcatgggccaatgacatcaccacattagAATGTTCTATCGAATAAATTATAAAGTGCTGCATATTTAATCAAATCATAATGTGCGCGATGGTGTCtatgaatattaaaatgtaaaaagaatttctcaaagtactactactactactactactactaatagtagtaataataataataataataataataataataataatgcatttttaaagtaacAACAGTCCTTTCATAGTTTAATACTGCTGTTCTTTCATGTTATAATTTGAATATgaataaaaacatctttaaatagACTTTTTTGTGGCAGCAACGGTGAACAATAGCATGATGCAGAAATATGGCCGCATGTCCATTTGGaatttaaagtgtttaaatagtttatattttcctttatttttctaTTGCATTACTTATATTTCTCCAAATTTAGATTCTTACTGTTATTatcatttttgttattgttgttaggCCTGTCGGGATAAGGAATTTTTGTTGATCGATATATAGTGTCGAAATTGTTGCGATtagcgatattattgtcatttggagccacttatttatttattatttgctaggaatatttatgaaagtctctaatagacctacagagcggcattaatgcgtcctgaagtaaagtgaaacggctataaactccagcaagaaaACATCATAATAAGCAGAGCCGTAGATCTTTAtcaataaagtataattatggaaactgttcatcataactgaaagctacgtcgtgtttgctggccccacgcatcacgcacctgtcagtcagtcagtacttaacctttaagggttaaacaaatagcgcacagcaTCACTACGGTTACAGagaagttcacgctgttataattcacttaccttttaatacgttttggcgCGAATTATagcccgctattaaaaaaaaaattgaatgttttaaatgagatgcTGTAATGTAGCCGGGGCGGGATGAGTTTTAGTGTGGCGCCCTGCCACGGaggaatgaatgtagtggaaaccatgaattaattaattattcataaataattaattcaccaccgcctaCGACGACAATGCTATCGTCggttgcgatgtttcacattagacattgtatgatgccaaattgatcGACATCGCTAGTTGGCATAACTTTTGCAaacgtcatttttctgacgagtgcttcagcaatttacatgcttacaatgggggattcgatgaccgtttgttaaaggaaggatcagaaaagactattgatgtatgggactttgtcagagcttgacaggaactttacagtaaacagttcatggatcagtttcttcctccattttacaagtgtaagtaagtgcgattttTAAGTGTAAGTAACTTGCCTCCTTGTTttttctagcttgcaaattatgtatttaattgtgttttgttactagTAACCACTTGTActatatctggttaactctttatattctcaaatcatgtttaaaaccacattgaaaacgcgacgcatgctgttttgtttatggatttaaatgcatttgtgagctcgcgatcctctgccatttgtcgttgctatggccactatcagctgttcctacacacgtgcagcggttaagtttcaaaatagttcagcttttgccgctgtgtggattaatactgaatgtgtcactgtttttactcatggttaagaataaagcaatatg contains the following coding sequences:
- the LOC130237292 gene encoding sperm acrosome membrane-associated protein 4-like, giving the protein MARQIISVFFFTLFFPKALTLMCVSCDMPSLNCSKKTCSSGFQCISIIKNNVIDTMDCAKGTSGNWTVDFGWLRLKVCSSDLCNNATDSNNGKSCYTCSGTDCSQTISCKGDETQCITATGANNATFKGCASQNVCDNTALAEYAIHQYGYANTSLSCCNGNLCNNGQILRQGAVLLLLPVLSLLFSI